A genome region from Macrobrachium rosenbergii isolate ZJJX-2024 chromosome 42, ASM4041242v1, whole genome shotgun sequence includes the following:
- the LOC136827942 gene encoding aldehyde dehydrogenase, dimeric NADP-preferring-like isoform X2 has protein sequence MYEENSHVFLKALQSDLRKPKLEGMMLEVHGLINDIDYTLNRLDKWVKTQEVPSKIPFDKSYIYNEPYGVVLVMGAWNYPLQLTMLPVAGAIAAGNAVVIKPSEVSPATAAAIANLVPKYIDKDCYPVVCGGIPETTELLKERFDYIFYTGSTTVGKIVREAANKYLTPVTLELGGKSPCYVDQDVDMDMAVRRILWGKLINLGQTCIAPDYILCSKATEKIFVEKAKEVLQEWYGDDPQKSENLCRIVAERHVDRLEEYLKCGEAAIGGKVDRADRWVEPTVLVNVDKDSKILKEEIFGPILPVVNVDSHVEAISYINDREKPLAMYVFSKNKKKTEIFMKQVPCGGVTLNDTILHVAHTELPFGGVGHSGMGSYHGKFTFETFTHKKSCLSRSYNSFIDKAMRARFPPYTEKNLKLLTSQKDGGDGPGFFHYLKVLTTHAISMGLGALILYLIIHYSESKGYVHSVVE, from the exons ATGTATGAAGAAAATAGCCATGTATTTCTTAAAGCTCTACAATCAGATCTCAGGAAG ccCAAATTGGAAGGCATGATGCTAGAGGTCCATGGACTAATAAACGACATAGATTATACTCTTAACCGCTTGGACAAATGGGTCAAGACACAGGAGGTGCCATCGAAGATACCCTTTGACAAAAGTTACATCTATAATGAACCGTATGGAGTTGTCCTCGTGATGGGAGCGTGGAATTATCCACTGCAGCTTACTATGCTTCCCGTAGCTG GTGCAATTGCTGCTGGCAACGCCGTTGTTATCAAGCCTTCAGAGGTGTCACCTGCCACAGCGGCTGCCATCGCAAATCTTGTCCCCAAGTACATAGACAAG GATTGTTATCCGGTTGTCTGCGGAGGAATACCTGAAACAACGGAGCTCTTGAAGGAGCGTTTTGACTACATATTCTACACTGGATCCACTACGGTTGGGAAAATCGTGCGCGAGGCTGCCAACAAGTATTTGACTCCGGTCACCCTTGAGCTTGGTGGCAAAAG CCCCTGCTACGTTGATCAAGATGTTGACATGGACATGGCTGTCCGGAGAATACTGTGGGGCAAATTGATCAACCTCGGGCAGACGTGCATAGCCCCAGACTACATCCTCTGCTCAAAGGCCACAGAAAAGATTTTTGTAGAAAAAGCGAAGGAAGTCCTTCAGGAATGGTATGGCGATGACCCTCAGAAGTCGGAAAACCTTTGTCGGATCGTTGCTGAGCGACATGTCGA CCGTCTGGAGGAATACTTGAAGTGCGGCGAAGCAGCCATCGGAGGCAAGGTGGACCGGGCAGATCGTTGGGTAGAGCCAACCGTTCTGGTGAATGTGGATAAAGATAGCAAGATATTGAAGGAAGAAATCTTTGGACCTATCTTACCCGTCGTCAACGTCGATTCTCACGTGGAGGCAATCAGCTACATCAATGACAG AGAGAAGCCACTAGCCATGTACGTCTTcagtaaaaataagaagaagacgGAAATCTTCATGAAACAAGTTCCTTGTGGTGGAGTTACACTTAATGATACAATATTGCATGTTGCCC ATACTGAGCTACCATTCGGGGGCGTTGGACATAGTGGTATGGGCTCCTACCATGGCAAGTTCACGTTTGAGACCTTCACTCACAAGAAATCATGTCTCTCCAGGAGCTACAACTCTTTCATTGACAAAGCAATGAG GGCACGTTTTCCCCCATACACAGAGAAGAATCTAAAACTACTGACGTCACAGAAAGACGGCGGAGATGGCCCCGGCTTCTTCCACTACCTGAAAGTCTTGACCACGCACGCCATTAGCATGGGCCTTGGAGCGCTCATTTTGTACCTGATCATTCACTACTCAGAAAGTAAAGGATATGTTCATTCTGTAGTTGAATAG
- the LOC136827942 gene encoding aldehyde dehydrogenase, dimeric NADP-preferring-like isoform X1, translated as MTTPYKEIVGRARGAFKDGRTLSVEFRRQQLQQLKKMYEENSHVFLKALQSDLRKPKLEGMMLEVHGLINDIDYTLNRLDKWVKTQEVPSKIPFDKSYIYNEPYGVVLVMGAWNYPLQLTMLPVAGAIAAGNAVVIKPSEVSPATAAAIANLVPKYIDKDCYPVVCGGIPETTELLKERFDYIFYTGSTTVGKIVREAANKYLTPVTLELGGKSPCYVDQDVDMDMAVRRILWGKLINLGQTCIAPDYILCSKATEKIFVEKAKEVLQEWYGDDPQKSENLCRIVAERHVDRLEEYLKCGEAAIGGKVDRADRWVEPTVLVNVDKDSKILKEEIFGPILPVVNVDSHVEAISYINDREKPLAMYVFSKNKKKTEIFMKQVPCGGVTLNDTILHVAHTELPFGGVGHSGMGSYHGKFTFETFTHKKSCLSRSYNSFIDKAMRARFPPYTEKNLKLLTSQKDGGDGPGFFHYLKVLTTHAISMGLGALILYLIIHYSESKGYVHSVVE; from the exons ATTGTTGGTCGGGCTAGAGGGGCATTCAAAGATGGCCGTACTTTGTCAGTGGAATTCCGACGTCAGCAGCTTCAGCAGCTCAAGAAAATGTATGAAGAAAATAGCCATGTATTTCTTAAAGCTCTACAATCAGATCTCAGGAAG ccCAAATTGGAAGGCATGATGCTAGAGGTCCATGGACTAATAAACGACATAGATTATACTCTTAACCGCTTGGACAAATGGGTCAAGACACAGGAGGTGCCATCGAAGATACCCTTTGACAAAAGTTACATCTATAATGAACCGTATGGAGTTGTCCTCGTGATGGGAGCGTGGAATTATCCACTGCAGCTTACTATGCTTCCCGTAGCTG GTGCAATTGCTGCTGGCAACGCCGTTGTTATCAAGCCTTCAGAGGTGTCACCTGCCACAGCGGCTGCCATCGCAAATCTTGTCCCCAAGTACATAGACAAG GATTGTTATCCGGTTGTCTGCGGAGGAATACCTGAAACAACGGAGCTCTTGAAGGAGCGTTTTGACTACATATTCTACACTGGATCCACTACGGTTGGGAAAATCGTGCGCGAGGCTGCCAACAAGTATTTGACTCCGGTCACCCTTGAGCTTGGTGGCAAAAG CCCCTGCTACGTTGATCAAGATGTTGACATGGACATGGCTGTCCGGAGAATACTGTGGGGCAAATTGATCAACCTCGGGCAGACGTGCATAGCCCCAGACTACATCCTCTGCTCAAAGGCCACAGAAAAGATTTTTGTAGAAAAAGCGAAGGAAGTCCTTCAGGAATGGTATGGCGATGACCCTCAGAAGTCGGAAAACCTTTGTCGGATCGTTGCTGAGCGACATGTCGA CCGTCTGGAGGAATACTTGAAGTGCGGCGAAGCAGCCATCGGAGGCAAGGTGGACCGGGCAGATCGTTGGGTAGAGCCAACCGTTCTGGTGAATGTGGATAAAGATAGCAAGATATTGAAGGAAGAAATCTTTGGACCTATCTTACCCGTCGTCAACGTCGATTCTCACGTGGAGGCAATCAGCTACATCAATGACAG AGAGAAGCCACTAGCCATGTACGTCTTcagtaaaaataagaagaagacgGAAATCTTCATGAAACAAGTTCCTTGTGGTGGAGTTACACTTAATGATACAATATTGCATGTTGCCC ATACTGAGCTACCATTCGGGGGCGTTGGACATAGTGGTATGGGCTCCTACCATGGCAAGTTCACGTTTGAGACCTTCACTCACAAGAAATCATGTCTCTCCAGGAGCTACAACTCTTTCATTGACAAAGCAATGAG GGCACGTTTTCCCCCATACACAGAGAAGAATCTAAAACTACTGACGTCACAGAAAGACGGCGGAGATGGCCCCGGCTTCTTCCACTACCTGAAAGTCTTGACCACGCACGCCATTAGCATGGGCCTTGGAGCGCTCATTTTGTACCTGATCATTCACTACTCAGAAAGTAAAGGATATGTTCATTCTGTAGTTGAATAG